The following are encoded in a window of Nomia melanderi isolate GNS246 chromosome 6, iyNomMela1, whole genome shotgun sequence genomic DNA:
- the LOC116427410 gene encoding mucosa-associated lymphoid tissue lymphoma translocation protein 1 isoform X1, translating to MSQIDANAYIECLPANVYKDLVNALNKDEAWITLANYVAEHLQYQCTSWIQSLKEIKELCNSPGERLLFELNVKMCTVEILRMLLHDCGLHNALSIISHPEPLQIIMHPTEQLQSDTLKISFGQNLQLFCKAIGMPPPSYMWYHGNMALQHCDSGKLDIVITSISQIGEYKCKVSQIKHDGTVISSLISKTVNVHIFPTPVIIEEQPQPILEVKEGENFTIHCKASGNPEPQYQWFHDNTKLEGETSNILHIKKFNSKHEGKYYCHVYNDVGEIYTQRTHIMMYLPKLKAVAKTALIIANGDYDNHECLLTPKNDGAYIAKLLKEIGFKVICLMNLTIKQIRNAIELFSKALVEGVYGLFYFAGHGFKMQESYILATDTPTVYLRKDAICESELLASFLQNDPELLIIILDMCQTLPSKNFNSVIYNELPVVIEYKSKKNLRNLIQAYSTSSYRPSYEKLNSQYGLYITHLCKYITKDIQVTKLFEEVGKAIDNCFEGKERNQIPMFASSITKPFRLTDAIYKRNLPAAICYFNELTSFPTVTFDISFKQANIHGKVTIWNMEPYLNIIKIKLSNLEHLKINFYNLVPAKKNNLYQDQNTNECWIHNPQINEGPIVISVFEHGRPIGATLLNIRNYVSPLLKLINF from the exons ATGTCACAGATCGATGCAAACGCTTATATTGAATGTTTACCTGCAAATGTATACAAAGATTTAGTTAATGCACTCAATAAAGATGAAGCATGGATAACCTTAGCAAATTATGTAGCTGAACATCTCCAATATCAATG TACTTCATGGATACAATCtttgaaggaaataaaagaattgtGTAATTCTCCAGGAGAAAGATTACTTTtcgaattaaatgttaaaatgtgTACTGTTGAAATATTACGTATGTTATTACATGATTGTGGATTGCACAATGCTCTTTCCATTATATCCCATCCAG AACCCTTGCAAATTATTATGCATCCAACGGAACAATTACAAAgtgatactttaaaaatatcatttggacaaaatcttcaattattttgtaaGGCAATAGGAATGCCTCCTCCAAGTTACATGTGGTACCATGGAAATATGGCATTGCAACATTGTGATTCTGGAAAATTAGATATTGTCATCACAAG TATTTCCCAAATAGGAGAATACAAATGCAAAGTATCCCAGATTAAACATGATGGAACTGTTATATCTAGCTTAATTTCAAAAACTGTCAATGTACATATATTTCCTACACCTGTAATAATAGAAGAACAACCGCAACCAATTTTAGAAGTCAAAGAAGGAGAAAATTTTACGATTCATTGTAAAGCTAGTGGCAATCCTGAGCCACAATATCAGTGGTTCCATGATAATACTAAATTAGAAGGAGAAACATCTAACATATTGCAT ataaaaaaattcaattcaaaacatgaaggaaaatattattgtcaTGTCTATAATGATGTTGGTGAAATTTATACTCAAAGAACTCATATAATG ATGTATCTTCCCAAGCTAAAAGCAGTTGCAAAAACAGCTTTAATTATTGCAAATGGAGATTATGATAATCATGAATGCCTTTTAACCCCTAAAAATGATGGTGCATATATTGCTAAACTtcttaaagaaattggttttaAAGTGATATGTTTGAtgaatttaacaataaaacaaataagaaatgcaatagaattatttagcaaAGCTTTAGTTGAGGGTGTTTATG GTTTATTCTATTTTGCTGGACATGGTTTCAAGATGCAAGAAAGTTATATACTTGCAACAGATACTCCAACAGTATATTTGAGGAAAGATGCTATAtgtgaaagtgaattattagcatCATTCCTTCAAAATGATCctgagttattaattattattttagatatgTGTCAAACATTACCTTCAAA GAATTTTAATTCtgtaatttataatgaattaccagttgttattgaatataaaagtaagaaaaatctTCGAAATTTAATTCAAGCATATTCTACATCTAGTTATCGACCtagttatgaaaaattaaacagtCAATATGGTTTGTACATAACTCatctttgtaaatatattaccaAGGACATAcaagttacaaaattatttgaagaagTAGGAAAAG CTATTGATAATTGTTTCGAAGGCAAGGAACGGAATCAAATCCCAATGTTTGCTTCATCAATTACAAAACCATTCCGTCTAACTGATgctatttataaaa GAAATCTCCCAGCTGCCATTTGCTATTTCAATGAACTTACTTCATTTCCAACAGTGACATTTGATATCAGTTTTAAACAAGCAAATATACATGGAAAAGTTACCATATGGAATATGGAaccatatttaaatataataaaaattaaactatcTAATTTGGAACACTTGAAAATCAACTTCTATAATTTAGTTCCtgcaaagaaaaataatttatatcaagatcaaaatacaaatgaatGTTGGATTCACAATCCTCAAATCAATGAG GGACCAATAGTTATCTCTGTATTTGAACATGGAAGACCTATTGGTgctacattattaaatattagaaattatgtaTCCCCTTTACTAAAacttataaatttttga
- the LOC116427410 gene encoding mucosa-associated lymphoid tissue lymphoma translocation protein 1 isoform X2: MSQIDANAYIECLPANVYKDLVNALNKDEAWITLANYVAEHLQYQCTSWIQSLKEIKELCNSPGERLLFELNVKMCTVEILRMLLHDCGLHNALSIISHPEPLQIIMHPTEQLQSDTLKISFGQNLQLFCKAIGMPPPSYMWYHGNMALQHCDSGKLDIVITSISQIGEYKCKVSQIKHDGTVISSLISKTVNVHIFPTPVIIEEQPQPILEVKEGENFTIHCKASGNPEPQYQWFHDNTKLEGETSNILHIKKFNSKHEGKYYCHVYNDVGEIYTQRTHIMMYLPKLKAVAKTALIIANGDYDNHECLLTPKNDGAYIAKLLKEIGFKVICLMNLTIKQIRNAIELFSKALVEGVYGLFYFAGHGFKMQESYILATDTPTVYLRKDAICESELLASFLQNDPELLIIILDMCQTLPSKNFNSVIYNELPVVIEYKSKKNLRNLIQAYSTSSYRPSYEKLNSQYGLYITHLCKYITKDIQVTKLFEEVGKGKERNQIPMFASSITKPFRLTDAIYKRNLPAAICYFNELTSFPTVTFDISFKQANIHGKVTIWNMEPYLNIIKIKLSNLEHLKINFYNLVPAKKNNLYQDQNTNECWIHNPQINEGPIVISVFEHGRPIGATLLNIRNYVSPLLKLINF; the protein is encoded by the exons ATGTCACAGATCGATGCAAACGCTTATATTGAATGTTTACCTGCAAATGTATACAAAGATTTAGTTAATGCACTCAATAAAGATGAAGCATGGATAACCTTAGCAAATTATGTAGCTGAACATCTCCAATATCAATG TACTTCATGGATACAATCtttgaaggaaataaaagaattgtGTAATTCTCCAGGAGAAAGATTACTTTtcgaattaaatgttaaaatgtgTACTGTTGAAATATTACGTATGTTATTACATGATTGTGGATTGCACAATGCTCTTTCCATTATATCCCATCCAG AACCCTTGCAAATTATTATGCATCCAACGGAACAATTACAAAgtgatactttaaaaatatcatttggacaaaatcttcaattattttgtaaGGCAATAGGAATGCCTCCTCCAAGTTACATGTGGTACCATGGAAATATGGCATTGCAACATTGTGATTCTGGAAAATTAGATATTGTCATCACAAG TATTTCCCAAATAGGAGAATACAAATGCAAAGTATCCCAGATTAAACATGATGGAACTGTTATATCTAGCTTAATTTCAAAAACTGTCAATGTACATATATTTCCTACACCTGTAATAATAGAAGAACAACCGCAACCAATTTTAGAAGTCAAAGAAGGAGAAAATTTTACGATTCATTGTAAAGCTAGTGGCAATCCTGAGCCACAATATCAGTGGTTCCATGATAATACTAAATTAGAAGGAGAAACATCTAACATATTGCAT ataaaaaaattcaattcaaaacatgaaggaaaatattattgtcaTGTCTATAATGATGTTGGTGAAATTTATACTCAAAGAACTCATATAATG ATGTATCTTCCCAAGCTAAAAGCAGTTGCAAAAACAGCTTTAATTATTGCAAATGGAGATTATGATAATCATGAATGCCTTTTAACCCCTAAAAATGATGGTGCATATATTGCTAAACTtcttaaagaaattggttttaAAGTGATATGTTTGAtgaatttaacaataaaacaaataagaaatgcaatagaattatttagcaaAGCTTTAGTTGAGGGTGTTTATG GTTTATTCTATTTTGCTGGACATGGTTTCAAGATGCAAGAAAGTTATATACTTGCAACAGATACTCCAACAGTATATTTGAGGAAAGATGCTATAtgtgaaagtgaattattagcatCATTCCTTCAAAATGATCctgagttattaattattattttagatatgTGTCAAACATTACCTTCAAA GAATTTTAATTCtgtaatttataatgaattaccagttgttattgaatataaaagtaagaaaaatctTCGAAATTTAATTCAAGCATATTCTACATCTAGTTATCGACCtagttatgaaaaattaaacagtCAATATGGTTTGTACATAACTCatctttgtaaatatattaccaAGGACATAcaagttacaaaattatttgaagaagTAGGAAAAG GCAAGGAACGGAATCAAATCCCAATGTTTGCTTCATCAATTACAAAACCATTCCGTCTAACTGATgctatttataaaa GAAATCTCCCAGCTGCCATTTGCTATTTCAATGAACTTACTTCATTTCCAACAGTGACATTTGATATCAGTTTTAAACAAGCAAATATACATGGAAAAGTTACCATATGGAATATGGAaccatatttaaatataataaaaattaaactatcTAATTTGGAACACTTGAAAATCAACTTCTATAATTTAGTTCCtgcaaagaaaaataatttatatcaagatcaaaatacaaatgaatGTTGGATTCACAATCCTCAAATCAATGAG GGACCAATAGTTATCTCTGTATTTGAACATGGAAGACCTATTGGTgctacattattaaatattagaaattatgtaTCCCCTTTACTAAAacttataaatttttga
- the LOC116427410 gene encoding mucosa-associated lymphoid tissue lymphoma translocation protein 1 isoform X3, with product MCTVEILRMLLHDCGLHNALSIISHPEPLQIIMHPTEQLQSDTLKISFGQNLQLFCKAIGMPPPSYMWYHGNMALQHCDSGKLDIVITSISQIGEYKCKVSQIKHDGTVISSLISKTVNVHIFPTPVIIEEQPQPILEVKEGENFTIHCKASGNPEPQYQWFHDNTKLEGETSNILHIKKFNSKHEGKYYCHVYNDVGEIYTQRTHIMMYLPKLKAVAKTALIIANGDYDNHECLLTPKNDGAYIAKLLKEIGFKVICLMNLTIKQIRNAIELFSKALVEGVYGLFYFAGHGFKMQESYILATDTPTVYLRKDAICESELLASFLQNDPELLIIILDMCQTLPSKNFNSVIYNELPVVIEYKSKKNLRNLIQAYSTSSYRPSYEKLNSQYGLYITHLCKYITKDIQVTKLFEEVGKAIDNCFEGKERNQIPMFASSITKPFRLTDAIYKRNLPAAICYFNELTSFPTVTFDISFKQANIHGKVTIWNMEPYLNIIKIKLSNLEHLKINFYNLVPAKKNNLYQDQNTNECWIHNPQINEGPIVISVFEHGRPIGATLLNIRNYVSPLLKLINF from the exons atgtgTACTGTTGAAATATTACGTATGTTATTACATGATTGTGGATTGCACAATGCTCTTTCCATTATATCCCATCCAG AACCCTTGCAAATTATTATGCATCCAACGGAACAATTACAAAgtgatactttaaaaatatcatttggacaaaatcttcaattattttgtaaGGCAATAGGAATGCCTCCTCCAAGTTACATGTGGTACCATGGAAATATGGCATTGCAACATTGTGATTCTGGAAAATTAGATATTGTCATCACAAG TATTTCCCAAATAGGAGAATACAAATGCAAAGTATCCCAGATTAAACATGATGGAACTGTTATATCTAGCTTAATTTCAAAAACTGTCAATGTACATATATTTCCTACACCTGTAATAATAGAAGAACAACCGCAACCAATTTTAGAAGTCAAAGAAGGAGAAAATTTTACGATTCATTGTAAAGCTAGTGGCAATCCTGAGCCACAATATCAGTGGTTCCATGATAATACTAAATTAGAAGGAGAAACATCTAACATATTGCAT ataaaaaaattcaattcaaaacatgaaggaaaatattattgtcaTGTCTATAATGATGTTGGTGAAATTTATACTCAAAGAACTCATATAATG ATGTATCTTCCCAAGCTAAAAGCAGTTGCAAAAACAGCTTTAATTATTGCAAATGGAGATTATGATAATCATGAATGCCTTTTAACCCCTAAAAATGATGGTGCATATATTGCTAAACTtcttaaagaaattggttttaAAGTGATATGTTTGAtgaatttaacaataaaacaaataagaaatgcaatagaattatttagcaaAGCTTTAGTTGAGGGTGTTTATG GTTTATTCTATTTTGCTGGACATGGTTTCAAGATGCAAGAAAGTTATATACTTGCAACAGATACTCCAACAGTATATTTGAGGAAAGATGCTATAtgtgaaagtgaattattagcatCATTCCTTCAAAATGATCctgagttattaattattattttagatatgTGTCAAACATTACCTTCAAA GAATTTTAATTCtgtaatttataatgaattaccagttgttattgaatataaaagtaagaaaaatctTCGAAATTTAATTCAAGCATATTCTACATCTAGTTATCGACCtagttatgaaaaattaaacagtCAATATGGTTTGTACATAACTCatctttgtaaatatattaccaAGGACATAcaagttacaaaattatttgaagaagTAGGAAAAG CTATTGATAATTGTTTCGAAGGCAAGGAACGGAATCAAATCCCAATGTTTGCTTCATCAATTACAAAACCATTCCGTCTAACTGATgctatttataaaa GAAATCTCCCAGCTGCCATTTGCTATTTCAATGAACTTACTTCATTTCCAACAGTGACATTTGATATCAGTTTTAAACAAGCAAATATACATGGAAAAGTTACCATATGGAATATGGAaccatatttaaatataataaaaattaaactatcTAATTTGGAACACTTGAAAATCAACTTCTATAATTTAGTTCCtgcaaagaaaaataatttatatcaagatcaaaatacaaatgaatGTTGGATTCACAATCCTCAAATCAATGAG GGACCAATAGTTATCTCTGTATTTGAACATGGAAGACCTATTGGTgctacattattaaatattagaaattatgtaTCCCCTTTACTAAAacttataaatttttga
- the LOC116427410 gene encoding mucosa-associated lymphoid tissue lymphoma translocation protein 1 isoform X4 — MHPTEQLQSDTLKISFGQNLQLFCKAIGMPPPSYMWYHGNMALQHCDSGKLDIVITSISQIGEYKCKVSQIKHDGTVISSLISKTVNVHIFPTPVIIEEQPQPILEVKEGENFTIHCKASGNPEPQYQWFHDNTKLEGETSNILHIKKFNSKHEGKYYCHVYNDVGEIYTQRTHIMMYLPKLKAVAKTALIIANGDYDNHECLLTPKNDGAYIAKLLKEIGFKVICLMNLTIKQIRNAIELFSKALVEGVYGLFYFAGHGFKMQESYILATDTPTVYLRKDAICESELLASFLQNDPELLIIILDMCQTLPSKNFNSVIYNELPVVIEYKSKKNLRNLIQAYSTSSYRPSYEKLNSQYGLYITHLCKYITKDIQVTKLFEEVGKAIDNCFEGKERNQIPMFASSITKPFRLTDAIYKRNLPAAICYFNELTSFPTVTFDISFKQANIHGKVTIWNMEPYLNIIKIKLSNLEHLKINFYNLVPAKKNNLYQDQNTNECWIHNPQINEGPIVISVFEHGRPIGATLLNIRNYVSPLLKLINF, encoded by the exons ATGCATCCAACGGAACAATTACAAAgtgatactttaaaaatatcatttggacaaaatcttcaattattttgtaaGGCAATAGGAATGCCTCCTCCAAGTTACATGTGGTACCATGGAAATATGGCATTGCAACATTGTGATTCTGGAAAATTAGATATTGTCATCACAAG TATTTCCCAAATAGGAGAATACAAATGCAAAGTATCCCAGATTAAACATGATGGAACTGTTATATCTAGCTTAATTTCAAAAACTGTCAATGTACATATATTTCCTACACCTGTAATAATAGAAGAACAACCGCAACCAATTTTAGAAGTCAAAGAAGGAGAAAATTTTACGATTCATTGTAAAGCTAGTGGCAATCCTGAGCCACAATATCAGTGGTTCCATGATAATACTAAATTAGAAGGAGAAACATCTAACATATTGCAT ataaaaaaattcaattcaaaacatgaaggaaaatattattgtcaTGTCTATAATGATGTTGGTGAAATTTATACTCAAAGAACTCATATAATG ATGTATCTTCCCAAGCTAAAAGCAGTTGCAAAAACAGCTTTAATTATTGCAAATGGAGATTATGATAATCATGAATGCCTTTTAACCCCTAAAAATGATGGTGCATATATTGCTAAACTtcttaaagaaattggttttaAAGTGATATGTTTGAtgaatttaacaataaaacaaataagaaatgcaatagaattatttagcaaAGCTTTAGTTGAGGGTGTTTATG GTTTATTCTATTTTGCTGGACATGGTTTCAAGATGCAAGAAAGTTATATACTTGCAACAGATACTCCAACAGTATATTTGAGGAAAGATGCTATAtgtgaaagtgaattattagcatCATTCCTTCAAAATGATCctgagttattaattattattttagatatgTGTCAAACATTACCTTCAAA GAATTTTAATTCtgtaatttataatgaattaccagttgttattgaatataaaagtaagaaaaatctTCGAAATTTAATTCAAGCATATTCTACATCTAGTTATCGACCtagttatgaaaaattaaacagtCAATATGGTTTGTACATAACTCatctttgtaaatatattaccaAGGACATAcaagttacaaaattatttgaagaagTAGGAAAAG CTATTGATAATTGTTTCGAAGGCAAGGAACGGAATCAAATCCCAATGTTTGCTTCATCAATTACAAAACCATTCCGTCTAACTGATgctatttataaaa GAAATCTCCCAGCTGCCATTTGCTATTTCAATGAACTTACTTCATTTCCAACAGTGACATTTGATATCAGTTTTAAACAAGCAAATATACATGGAAAAGTTACCATATGGAATATGGAaccatatttaaatataataaaaattaaactatcTAATTTGGAACACTTGAAAATCAACTTCTATAATTTAGTTCCtgcaaagaaaaataatttatatcaagatcaaaatacaaatgaatGTTGGATTCACAATCCTCAAATCAATGAG GGACCAATAGTTATCTCTGTATTTGAACATGGAAGACCTATTGGTgctacattattaaatattagaaattatgtaTCCCCTTTACTAAAacttataaatttttga